A region of Takifugu flavidus isolate HTHZ2018 chromosome 2, ASM371156v2, whole genome shotgun sequence DNA encodes the following proteins:
- the ddias gene encoding uncharacterized protein ddias — protein MTVSVRRALVDCVVLSVQDTAVFYPCCKGCFCRITIDQRDRCRCSRCGYSCTADRVEHRYRLSLKVARDGCMFGVTVFGTCLNPFFGIDASALQRLVVNLDEPVGTSRRSTLLLKAVQDCFIGRHFIFGFKFHESEPQPWIKRAVQNGSGINDQSHVIASQMILPQATGLEGCMVISYYQSLLQKAAEFELGSSDASEIPRFPPASLLVIPHSSPGSSYSNDELWSTSRLSDSALSSQHPDSTFAPTPPWQQSLGLVTSSAEQEQDGCNRDIEDDSQVERFNSSHLQKGNGPKDHEESEETAVSPFSLGHGSPDQLMLDRHSVIQTAPGNTSVVSSEVSPGSLGHISRAMWLSTKDLTETLMLGSVAWEDLPLSDSLTEFFCEKQGCDVTESQRNAHNQRERPRITPEITPQDKISSIQSSHASKGDHLQALMDITNTSERIEADGHDFSEQLCKNHVTSVSIHAKDTSSDGCNQENEEEEEHCEMEVYNCSADLFSNVDVATETPNRTVRCITKTRLPMSHKRRLSEQMNISHVTPNKPKLKQKKSDDMDNPPVTPQLHFIPPSQSTPIVTTGSPASYRCSTAVGLSSLPDCQESLDLASHTPAKINPSLCKLNPLVKSLCHCDKTTSVSCSSTFTLKRRFWNPEITKRDRLPVQVQTAAQNIPPTEKVIHRCGTSSAVVIVCGGINEMLIPPTPLARTQPRAKPRKQSPAHNSSPNVQCVWEKEQEDGRNSGETARNQDFTSLWEPSGNQDSEAVVRASLGASPCYLLDESNECDWSRDLFSDSA, from the exons ATGACGGTATCCGTCAGACGGGCGCTGGTGGACTGTGTCGTGTTGTCCGTTCAGGACACTGCTGTGTTTTATCCCTGCTGTAAAGGATGCTTCTGCAGGATTACTATCGATCAGCGagacag GTGCAGATGTTCCAGGTGTGGCTACAGCTGCACGGCGGACCGGGTGGAACACAGATACCGGCTGTCGCTGAAGGTGGCCCGGGATGGCTGCATGTTTGGTGTAACCGTGTTTGGAACATGTTTGAACCCGTTTTTTGGCATTGATGCAAGTGCTTTACAGAG GTTAGTGGTTAACCTGGATGAACCAGTTGGAACATCAAGGAGGTCCACGTTATTACTGAAGGCTGTCCAGGACTGTTTCATTGGCAGACATTTTATCTTTGGATTTAAG TTTCATGAAAGTGAACCTCAGCCTTGGATCAAGAGAGCTGTTCAGAATGGATCTGGCATTAATGACCAATCGCACGTTATTGCTAGTCAGATGATTCTTCCTCAAGCTACAGGCCTGGAGGGCTGCATGGTCATTAGCTATTATCAGAGTCTTCTTCAGAAAGCTGCAGAATTTGAGCTTGGATCTTCTGATGCCAGCGAAATTCCCAGATTTCCACCAGCATCCCTGCTTGTAATTCCTCATTCTTCTCCTGGAAGTAGCTACAGCAATGATGAACTGTGGTCCACCAGCCGTCTTTCTGATTCAGCACTAAG tTCACAGCACCCAGACTCCACCTTTGCTCCTACTCCTCCATGGCAACAATCACTTGGACTAGTGACTTcatcagcagagcaggagcaagACGGCTGTAACCGGGACATTGAAGATGATAGCCAAGTAGAGAGGTTCAACTCATCACATCTCCAAAAAGGAAATGGTCCTAAAGACCACGAGGAATCTGAGGAGACAGCAGTGTCACCTTTTTCTTTAGGGCATGGATCTCCTGACCAGCTGATGTTAGACAGACACTCAGTTATCCAGACAGCTCCTGGAAACACTTCAGTCGTGAGCTCAGAGGTCAGTCCTGGCTCACTGGGCCACATTTCCAGAGCAATGTGGCTCTCTACAAAAGACCTCACTGAAACGTTGATGTTGGGTTCTGTGGCTTGGGAGGATTTGCCTTTATCTGATAGTCTTACAGAGTTTTTTTGTGAGAAACAAGGCTGTGATGTAACAGAATCCCAAAGAAATGCACACAATCAGAGAGAAAGGCCAAGAATCACCCCAGAAATCACACCACAGGACAAGATCTCATCAATTCAGTCCAGTCATGCTTCTAAGGGTGACCATTTACAGGCGCTGATGGATATCACTAACACGTCTGAACGGATAGAAGCTGATGGACATGATTTCTCTGAGCAGCTGTGCAAGAATCATGTGACATCTGTAAGCATTCATGCCAAAGACACAAGTTCTGATGGATGCAATcaggaaaatgaggaggaagaggagcactgTGAAATGGAGGTATACAACTGTTCCGCAGACCTGTTCAGTAATGTTGACGTGGCAACAGAGACGCCCAACAGAACGGTCAGATGCATCACAAAAACACGTCTGCCGATGTCACATAAGCGCCGCTTGAGTGAACAGATGAATATTTCACATGTAAcgccaaacaaacccaaactgaagcagaagaaaagtGACGACATGGACAATCCACCAGTCACACCACAGCTCCACTTCATCCCTCCTTCTCAGTCCACCCCCATTGTGACAACTGGGTCTCCTGCCTCTTACAGATGCTCCACAGCTGTTGGACTCAGTTCCCTTCCTGACTGTCAGGAATCTTTAGACTTGGCAAGCCATACACCAGCTAAAATCAACCCGTCGCTGTGTAAACTGAACCCCCTCGTTAAATCGCTTTGCCATTGTGACAAAACCACTTCTGTCAGTTGCAGCAGCACGTTTACTCTTAAACGACGGTTCTGGAATCCAGAGATAACTAAAAGAGATCGGCTGCCTGTGCAGGTCCAGACAGCAGCTCAGAATATTCCACCAACAGAAAAAGTCATCCACAGGTGTGGCACAAGCAGTGCTGTTGTGATTGTATGTGGGGGCATTAATGAAATGCTCATTCCTCCCACTCCTCTAGCTAGAACACAACCGAGAGCAAAGCCCAGAAAACAAAGCCCTGCTCACAACAGCAGCCCAAACGTGCAGTGTGTttgggagaaggagcaggaggatggaCGTAACAGTGGAGAAACTGCAAGGAATCAGGATTTTACGTCATTGTGGGAACCATCAGGAAATCAAGATAGTGAGGCTGTTGTGAGGGCCAGTCTGGGCGCATCACCCTGTTACCTCCTTGATGAGAGCAACGAATGTGACTGGTCCAGAGATCTGTTCTCTGATTCAGCGTGA
- the LOC130521547 gene encoding uncharacterized protein LOC130521547 codes for MEGPQCVPKRGDHSGLLLANLNLQRNQAQFCDCVVRQGQSSNLLYPAHRCVLAASSPVLASIVSSTGALVELQVPCLSDSVLAHVLDYIYTGALPGTQSHQQFSNLFTAACYLKMDDLRRRLETQAKQLQLSGSYNGASLESTWEDTPRGAATSSCSMSGQTLQGINTGSCGQITIVPSWKLPKAIPVPVEMCGVSRRATEVQQYQVHSACPANPESWLQSTEMRTGAAENKRRSAKEGEMKRIEATQQLCLVATSELEEAQTLRGDEQIHYTAGCGDNVTSPSSPRPSCGAVPVIRHSSTAAVAEACKVPTYHPPFEEISAQPSSHNGTQSFDCCSRSDDHIGHSSKSAEEQPHPVEEPDTGSVFKYEGVSTTEERKEQHTYLSRCVTDTDKLSSRPSLHTTEKNTEGPAFVQHEGNGENSQLCATTTVQMDNTCDPSESVVEQSYHAHLHYHWLRPEDTLLSHRTSDQKHGHTGLSGKASDEDEEGLCSNAAQHFTPADQVLLLDISTKPPELLISYSYGKQGDWGLLGQDTSGNQREGEAAGTIADNRKSGLKDKKVDVESIDKTSETLGDQVKDPDADEENYTLKFTPSCMPDSLQAPTSHTSSLCIPSTISANMPTVISPQLSNHHPFQCSMCHRSFSQRGSLNRHMRSHLGIRPFPCPRCPMTFSRQYRVSEHMRVHQRCVLGNDFQKPRASST; via the exons ATGGAG GGGCCACAATGTGTCCCAAAAAGAGGTGATCATTCGGGGTTACTGCTGGCAAATCTCAACCTCCAGAGAAACCAAGCTCAGTTCTGTGACTGTGTAGTCAGACAGGGACAGAGCTCGAACCTGCTCTACCCTGCCCACAG GTGTGTTCTGGCTGCCTCCAGTCCAGTGTTGGCATCAATCGTATCCTCTACTGGTgccctggtggagctgcaggttccCTGTCTCTCTGACTCAGTATTAGCGCACGTGTTGGACTACATTTACACGGGGGCTTTACCGGGCACTCAGAGCCACCAGCAGTTCTCCAATTTATTCACTGCTGCCTGCTACCTGAAGATGGATGATctcaggaggaggctggagacTCAggccaaacagctgcagctatCAGGCTCATACAATGGAGCTTCACTGGAGAGCACCTGGGAAGATACACCCAGAGGAGCtgcaaccagcagctgcagcatgtCTGGGCAAACTTTACAGGGCATAAATACAGGTAGCTGTGGCCAGATAACTATTGTACCATCTTGGAAGTTACCCAAAGCCATTCCTGTCCCTGTTGAGATGTGCGGGGTGTCCAGGAGGGCCACCGAGGTGCAACAATATCAGGTTCACTCAGCTTGTCCTGCAAATCCAGAGAGTTGGCtgcagagcacagagatgcGAACTGGGGCAGCTGAGAACAAGAGAAGATCAGccaaagagggagagatgaagagaattGAGGCAACTCAGCAGCTCTGTTTAGTGGCCACATCAGAGCTGGAAGAGGCACAAACTCTCAGAGGGGACGAGCAGATCCATTACACTGCCGGTTGTGGAGACAACGTCACCTCTCCCTCATCACCACGTCCGTCTTGTGGGGCAGTGCCGGTGATTcgccacagcagcacagctgctgTAGCAGAAGCATGTAAGGTGCCTACTTACCACCCCCCTTTTGAAGAAATTTCTGCTCAGCCCAGTTCACATAATGGAACACAAAGTTTTGATTGCTGCAGTCGCTCAGATGACCACATTGGACATAGTTCCAagtcagcagaggagcagccacATCCTGTAGAAGAGCCAGACACTGGAAGTGTCTTCAAGTATGAGGGTGTGTCCACcactgaagaaagaaaagagcaacaCACTTATTtgagcaggtgtgtgactgATACAGATAAACTGTCCAGCAGGCCAAGTCTGCACACAACAGAGAAGAACACAGAAGGTCCCGCTTTTGTCCAACATGAAGGCAACGGGGAGAACTCACAGCTATGTGCAACTACTACTGTACAAATGGACAACACGTGTGACCCCTCGGAAAGTGTAGTGGAGCAGTCGTACCACGCACACCTTCATTATCACTGGCTGCGCCCAGAGGACACGCTTCTATCACACAGAACATCTGATCAAAAGCACGGCCACACTGGTCTGTCAGGAAAGGCcagtgatgaggatgaggagggccTGTGTTCCAATGCAGCTCAGCACTTTACCCCTGCAgaccaggttctgctgctggacatTAGCACAAAACCTCCAGAGCTGCTCATATCCTACAGCTACGGCAAACAAGGTGATTGGGGGCTGCTTGGTCAGGACACATCTGGGAACCAAAGAGAAGGTGAAGCAGCTGGAACCATTGCTGACAACAGAAAAAGTGGGCTCAAGGACAAAAAGGTTGATGTGGAATCCATTGACAAAACATCAGAAACACTCGGAGATCAGGTGAAAGATCCTGATGCTGATGAGGAGAACTATACCCTAAAGTTTACGCCTTCTTGCATGCCGGACTCTCTACAAGCACCCACCTCACACACCTCGTCTCTCTGCATACCTTCAACCATTTCAGCCAACATGCCAACGGTTATATCGCCTCAGCTGTCAAATCACCACCCCTTCCAGTGTTCTATGTGCCATCGTTCCTTCAGCCAAAGAGGCTCTCTGAATAGACACATGCGGAGCCACCTTGGCATACGTCCTTTCCCCTGCCCTCGGTGCCCTATGACCTTTTCACGCCAGTACCGAGTCTCAGAGCACATGCGTGTTCACCAGCGATGTGTCCTTGGGAATGACTTTCAGAAGCCACGTGCCTCGTCAACATGA
- the si:ch1073-291c23.2 gene encoding uncharacterized protein si:ch1073-291c23.2 isoform X2, with the protein MSAELHCDARIQSTTVGGSKPLHYFMKGQPKITGSALLVLGCSFFIICVTVVRESSHHMWTVFPPGVLLGIMFIICGILYIVTEYNTTKKTVTISLALTIVTILGIFWTILQIILNIHFRHHDYTIHDIYDNVTETAMQWSEYHEAMAVSIEVVYLCYCLMCVVVFIVMSVLAGAALRSTKSQAIVVMTTAPIEMPVE; encoded by the exons ATGTCTGCTGAACTCCACTGTGACGCCAGGATTCAGAGCACCACTGTGGGGGGCAGCAAACCTCTGCACTACTTCATGAAGGGACAACCCAAGATCACCGGA AGCGCTTTGCTGGTTCTGGGCTGTTCCTTTTTCATCATATGCGTGACAGTTGTGAGAGAAAGTAGTCACCACATGTGGACAGTTTTCCCACCTGGTGTCCTACTGGGAATAATG TTCATCATTTGTGGGATCCTGTACATCGTGACTGAGTACAACACCACCAAAAAAACA GTGACCATATCGTTGGCCCTGACCATCGTGACCATTCTGGGAATCTTTTGGACCATCCTGCAAATCATACTCAACATACACTTCAGGCATCATGATTACACCATCCATGACATATATGACAATGTCACAGAGACGGCCATGCAATGGTCAGAATATCATGAG GCCATGGCTGTGTCTATAGAGGTTGTCTACCTGTGCTACTGCCTCATGTGCGTGGTTGTTTTCATCGTGATGTCGGTTCTTGCTGGCGCCGCCCTGCGCTCAACAAAAAGCCAG GCCATTGTTGTCATGACAACTGCGCCAATTGAAATGCCGGTGGAGTAA
- the si:ch1073-291c23.2 gene encoding uncharacterized protein si:ch1073-291c23.2 isoform X1, producing the protein MSFQMKVDKDAAMSAELHCDARIQSTTVGGSKPLHYFMKGQPKITGSALLVLGCSFFIICVTVVRESSHHMWTVFPPGVLLGIMFIICGILYIVTEYNTTKKTVTISLALTIVTILGIFWTILQIILNIHFRHHDYTIHDIYDNVTETAMQWSEYHEAMAVSIEVVYLCYCLMCVVVFIVMSVLAGAALRSTKSQAIVVMTTAPIEMPVE; encoded by the exons atgtcatttcaaatgaaagTGGACAAAGATGCAGCT ATGTCTGCTGAACTCCACTGTGACGCCAGGATTCAGAGCACCACTGTGGGGGGCAGCAAACCTCTGCACTACTTCATGAAGGGACAACCCAAGATCACCGGA AGCGCTTTGCTGGTTCTGGGCTGTTCCTTTTTCATCATATGCGTGACAGTTGTGAGAGAAAGTAGTCACCACATGTGGACAGTTTTCCCACCTGGTGTCCTACTGGGAATAATG TTCATCATTTGTGGGATCCTGTACATCGTGACTGAGTACAACACCACCAAAAAAACA GTGACCATATCGTTGGCCCTGACCATCGTGACCATTCTGGGAATCTTTTGGACCATCCTGCAAATCATACTCAACATACACTTCAGGCATCATGATTACACCATCCATGACATATATGACAATGTCACAGAGACGGCCATGCAATGGTCAGAATATCATGAG GCCATGGCTGTGTCTATAGAGGTTGTCTACCTGTGCTACTGCCTCATGTGCGTGGTTGTTTTCATCGTGATGTCGGTTCTTGCTGGCGCCGCCCTGCGCTCAACAAAAAGCCAG GCCATTGTTGTCATGACAACTGCGCCAATTGAAATGCCGGTGGAGTAA
- the si:ch1073-291c23.2 gene encoding uncharacterized protein si:ch1073-291c23.2 isoform X3, translated as MNICFLLAFLHQMSAELHCDARIQSTTVGGSKPLHYFMKGQPKITGSALLVLGCSFFIICVTVVRESSHHMWTVFPPGVLLGIMFIICGILYIVTEYNTTKKTVTISLALTIVTILGIFWTILQIILNIHFRHHDYTIHDIYDNVTETAMQWSEYHEVIGAPIIYQSFILRPWLCL; from the exons ATGAACATCTGTTTCCTGCTTGCCTTTCTACATCAGATGTCTGCTGAACTCCACTGTGACGCCAGGATTCAGAGCACCACTGTGGGGGGCAGCAAACCTCTGCACTACTTCATGAAGGGACAACCCAAGATCACCGGA AGCGCTTTGCTGGTTCTGGGCTGTTCCTTTTTCATCATATGCGTGACAGTTGTGAGAGAAAGTAGTCACCACATGTGGACAGTTTTCCCACCTGGTGTCCTACTGGGAATAATG TTCATCATTTGTGGGATCCTGTACATCGTGACTGAGTACAACACCACCAAAAAAACA GTGACCATATCGTTGGCCCTGACCATCGTGACCATTCTGGGAATCTTTTGGACCATCCTGCAAATCATACTCAACATACACTTCAGGCATCATGATTACACCATCCATGACATATATGACAATGTCACAGAGACGGCCATGCAATGGTCAGAATATCATGAGGTGATTGGTGCTCCCATCATTTAccaaagttttattttaag GCCATGGCTGTGTCTATAG